From the genome of Prevotella herbatica, one region includes:
- a CDS encoding MgtC/SapB family protein yields the protein MTLDFILRLFVAALLGGMIGLEREYREKAAGLRTHFLVALGSALFMIISVYGFEGVLANSQMRLDVSRIAAQVVSGIGFLGAGTIIFQKNAVHGLTTAAGVWATAAIGLTCGVGMYLLALSATFLVLVGLEAFNYLLKILEKRQEEAKEE from the coding sequence ATGACGTTGGATTTTATATTACGCTTATTTGTTGCTGCCTTATTGGGTGGTATGATAGGCTTGGAACGTGAATATCGTGAAAAGGCTGCAGGATTGCGTACTCATTTTCTTGTTGCGCTTGGTTCAGCTCTCTTCATGATAATTTCAGTATATGGCTTTGAAGGAGTTCTTGCAAATTCGCAGATGCGACTTGATGTATCAAGAATCGCAGCACAAGTTGTAAGTGGTATCGGCTTCCTTGGGGCAGGTACTATAATATTCCAAAAGAATGCAGTCCACGGGCTGACTACTGCTGCCGGAGTATGGGCTACCGCAGCCATAGGTCTTACTTGTGGTGTAGGAATGTATCTTTTGGCATTGTCGGCAACATTCTTGGTGCTTGTCGGTTTGGAGGCTTTCAACTATTTGCTGAAGATTCTCGAAAAGAGGCAAGAGGAGGCAAAAGAAGAATGA
- a CDS encoding DNA topoisomerase IV subunit B, with amino-acid sequence MPENENINEEINNQEPLVEYTDDNIRHLSDMEHVRTRPGMYIGRLGDGNLPEDGIYVLLKEVLDNSIDEFKMKAGDRIEVDIEDNLRVSVRDYGRGIPQGKLVEAVSVLNTGGKYDSKAFKKSVGLNGVGVKAVNALSSHFVVKSYRDGKVRELSFEKGVKKSDKTSKTDDEGGTYIYFEPDSTLFKGYNFHDDIVEVMLRNYTYLNSGLTIMYNGRRIKSRNGLEDLLNDNMTNDGLYPIIHIIGEDIEIAFTHANQYGEEYHSFVNGQHTTQGGTHQSAFKEHIAKTIKEFFNKNYEYTDIRNGIVAAIALNVNEPVFESQTKIKLGSTQMSPDGESINKFVGDFIKQNVDNFLHIHPDVAEVMENKIKESEHERKAMAGVTKLARERAKKANLHNRKLRDCRIHFCDAKDERKEESSIFITEGDSASGSITKSRSVNTQAVFSLRGKPLNSFGLTKKVVYENEEFNLLQAALDIEDGLDSLRYNKVIVATDADVDGMHIRLLIITFFLQFFPELIKKGHVFVLQTPLFRVRNKRTKIKNKKVIAEEDAKVGKKEKKSDFVTRYCYTDEERQNAIKELGPDPEITRFKGLGEISPDEFVHFIGPDMRLEQVTIHKTDQVGKLLEYYMGKNSMERQNFIIDNLVVEEDIPDEELLDEI; translated from the coding sequence ATGCCAGAAAACGAGAACATAAACGAAGAAATCAACAATCAGGAGCCATTGGTTGAATATACTGATGATAACATCCGACATCTTTCGGATATGGAACACGTGCGCACTCGTCCCGGTATGTATATCGGACGTCTCGGCGACGGTAATCTGCCCGAAGATGGTATATATGTATTGTTGAAGGAGGTCCTTGATAATTCAATTGACGAGTTCAAGATGAAAGCTGGAGACCGAATAGAAGTTGATATTGAGGACAATCTCAGGGTCAGTGTGCGTGATTATGGCCGTGGAATTCCACAGGGTAAACTTGTTGAGGCTGTAAGCGTTCTAAACACTGGCGGTAAATATGATTCTAAGGCGTTTAAGAAAAGTGTTGGATTGAATGGTGTCGGTGTAAAGGCTGTTAATGCATTGAGTTCACATTTTGTAGTGAAATCATATCGTGATGGAAAGGTACGTGAACTTTCGTTCGAGAAAGGTGTAAAGAAGTCTGATAAGACGTCTAAAACTGATGATGAGGGGGGTACTTATATTTATTTTGAACCAGATAGTACTCTTTTTAAAGGGTATAATTTCCATGATGATATCGTAGAGGTAATGCTGCGCAACTATACCTACCTTAATAGTGGACTTACGATCATGTATAATGGACGACGAATAAAGAGTCGTAATGGTCTTGAAGATTTGTTGAATGACAATATGACCAACGATGGACTTTATCCAATAATTCATATCATCGGTGAGGATATAGAGATTGCATTTACTCATGCCAATCAGTATGGTGAGGAGTATCATAGCTTTGTAAATGGTCAGCATACCACCCAGGGAGGAACTCATCAGAGTGCCTTTAAGGAACATATCGCAAAGACAATAAAAGAGTTTTTTAATAAAAACTATGAATATACTGATATTCGTAACGGCATAGTAGCTGCTATAGCACTGAACGTTAACGAACCGGTGTTCGAGAGTCAGACAAAAATAAAGTTAGGTTCGACACAGATGTCTCCTGATGGAGAAAGCATTAATAAATTCGTTGGTGACTTTATAAAGCAGAACGTAGACAACTTCCTCCATATTCATCCGGATGTTGCCGAAGTTATGGAGAATAAAATCAAGGAAAGCGAGCATGAGCGTAAAGCTATGGCTGGCGTTACGAAGCTGGCACGTGAAAGAGCAAAGAAGGCTAATCTGCACAACCGTAAATTGCGCGACTGTCGCATTCACTTCTGTGATGCTAAGGACGAACGCAAAGAAGAGTCATCTATATTCATTACCGAGGGTGACTCTGCCAGTGGAAGTATCACTAAGAGCCGTAGCGTAAATACGCAGGCTGTATTCTCATTGAGAGGTAAACCGCTTAACTCTTTCGGTCTAACCAAGAAAGTTGTTTATGAGAATGAGGAGTTTAATCTTCTTCAGGCTGCGCTTGATATTGAAGACGGACTTGACTCGTTAAGATACAATAAAGTTATTGTGGCTACCGATGCCGATGTAGACGGTATGCATATCCGACTGCTTATAATAACATTCTTCCTTCAGTTCTTCCCTGAACTTATAAAGAAAGGGCACGTGTTTGTATTGCAGACTCCTTTGTTCCGTGTACGTAATAAGCGTACAAAGATAAAGAATAAGAAAGTTATTGCTGAGGAAGATGCTAAAGTGGGAAAGAAGGAAAAGAAGAGCGATTTTGTCACTAGATATTGCTACACTGACGAAGAACGACAAAATGCGATTAAGGAACTTGGACCTGACCCAGAAATTACTCGATTCAAAGGTCTTGGCGAGATTAGTCCTGATGAGTTTGTACATTTCATCGGACCAGATATGCGTCTCGAACAGGTAACAATTCACAAGACCGATCAAGTTGGTAAACTACTTGAATATTATATGGGCAAGAACTCTATGGAACGTCAGAATTTCATAATCGATAATCTTGTCGTTGAAGAAGATATCCCTGACGAAGAACTGTTGGACGAAATTTAG
- a CDS encoding N-acetyltransferase encodes MSLVEIKKVETKKDLKTFIEFHYDLYEGNEYDVPNLYSDELNTLSLDKNAAFDFCEAQYFIAYKDGKVAGRVAAIINNKANEKWNKKSVRFGWIDFIDDIDVSRALLKAVEDYGKQKGMNEMVGPLGFTDMDPEGMLTWGFDKLGTMPTIYNYPYYPEHIEKLGGFEKDNDYVEYFLPVPDAIPERYCKLAEMVMKRYNLRIRKLTKKDVYEGGYGRKLFALINDTYTDLYGFAELTEKQIDQYVKMYMPVANLDYITVIEDAGADNKLVGMGITIPSLSRALQKCHRGRLLPFGWWHVIRALKFNKTEGIDLLLMGVLPEYRAKGANALLFYDLIPRYQAAGIKWGESQVEMESNAGVQSQWGAFEPVNHKRRRCFRKSI; translated from the coding sequence ATGTCATTAGTAGAAATAAAGAAGGTCGAAACGAAGAAGGATTTAAAAACCTTCATAGAATTTCATTATGACCTTTACGAAGGCAATGAATATGATGTTCCTAATCTTTATAGCGATGAGCTAAATACACTTTCTCTAGACAAGAATGCTGCATTTGATTTTTGTGAAGCTCAATATTTTATAGCTTATAAAGACGGAAAAGTAGCCGGTCGTGTAGCGGCTATAATAAACAATAAAGCAAACGAAAAATGGAATAAGAAGTCTGTACGTTTTGGTTGGATAGACTTTATTGATGATATAGATGTAAGCCGTGCACTTTTGAAAGCTGTTGAGGATTATGGTAAACAAAAGGGTATGAATGAAATGGTTGGTCCGTTAGGGTTTACAGATATGGATCCAGAAGGCATGCTCACTTGGGGATTTGATAAGTTGGGCACAATGCCTACGATATATAATTATCCATATTATCCAGAACACATAGAAAAACTTGGTGGGTTTGAAAAGGATAATGACTATGTTGAGTATTTCCTTCCTGTTCCAGATGCTATCCCAGAAAGGTATTGCAAGTTGGCAGAGATGGTAATGAAGCGCTATAATTTGAGAATTCGTAAACTCACAAAAAAGGATGTTTATGAAGGTGGTTATGGCCGTAAGTTGTTTGCTCTTATCAATGATACATACACTGATTTATATGGTTTTGCTGAATTAACAGAGAAGCAGATAGATCAATATGTCAAGATGTATATGCCTGTAGCTAATTTGGATTATATAACTGTTATTGAGGATGCCGGAGCCGACAATAAGTTGGTTGGTATGGGAATAACAATCCCTTCACTTTCACGTGCATTGCAGAAATGTCATCGTGGCAGATTACTACCTTTCGGATGGTGGCATGTTATAAGGGCTTTAAAATTCAATAAAACTGAGGGTATAGACTTGTTGCTTATGGGGGTATTACCTGAATATAGAGCGAAGGGAGCCAATGCCTTATTGTTTTATGACTTGATTCCACGCTATCAGGCTGCTGGAATTAAATGGGGCGAAAGTCAGGTGGAGATGGAATCAAACGCTGGTGTGCAGAGTCAGTGGGGAGCATTTGAACCTGTAAACCATAAGCGTCGCCGTTGCTTCAGAAAAAGTATTTAA
- a CDS encoding sialate O-acetylesterase gives MKRKNVLLRRLLVGAAMVTSVLAVKAAPDKNFYIFLCFGQSNMEGNAKIEQEDLEGVDSRFQMMAAVDDHKLGRKMGQWYTAIPPLCRENTGLTPVDYFGRTMVERLPKDVKVGVITVAVGGCHIETFMRDSVDNYVKTRAPQWMKGMLKAYGNNPYKRLVELAKKAQKVGVIKGILLHQGESNTGDRMWGNKVAFVYNQLIADLKLKSEDVPLLAGEVVRAGGKGRCAAMNPIIDALPETIHTAHVISSEGCTSGPDDLHFDAAGYRELGRRYAYKMLSLLGYPVFTPIAIPADAVVASTAEPGNEFPKIDSNHRAYFSLYAPSAKNVKVDVCGKKYDMQRDEKGVWTAVTDPLVVGFHYYFMFVDGVQIVDPASDTFFGCCRQAGGIEIPEGEEGNYYRPQQGVAKGQVRSLSYYAESTKEWRRAMVYTPAEYEKGNKRYPVLYLQHGMGEDETGWSHQGQMQNIMDNLIQSGEAVPMIVVMESGDVKAPFKGGPNEAGRSSYGATFYKVMLNDLIPTIDKTFRTKTDRDNRAMAGLSWGGHQTFDIVFTNLDKFSYAGGFSGAIFGLDVNKTYDGIFSRPDEVNSKLHYLFLGCGSLENMGTDKLIDNLRQAGVKVDSYVSPGTLHEWLTWRRCLKEFVPHLFKK, from the coding sequence ATGAAACGAAAAAACGTATTATTGAGACGCCTTCTTGTTGGCGCAGCTATGGTTACGTCGGTGTTGGCAGTAAAAGCAGCACCTGACAAGAACTTTTACATCTTCCTTTGTTTTGGGCAATCTAATATGGAGGGCAATGCAAAAATTGAACAAGAGGATTTGGAGGGTGTTGACAGTAGATTCCAGATGATGGCTGCTGTGGATGACCACAAATTAGGCAGAAAGATGGGACAATGGTACACTGCTATTCCACCTTTGTGTCGTGAGAACACAGGACTCACTCCCGTTGATTACTTTGGTAGAACTATGGTAGAACGTTTGCCGAAAGACGTAAAAGTGGGTGTTATCACTGTAGCAGTAGGTGGATGTCACATAGAAACCTTTATGCGTGATTCTGTTGATAACTACGTGAAGACTCGCGCTCCTCAGTGGATGAAGGGTATGTTAAAGGCTTATGGCAACAATCCATATAAGAGACTAGTTGAATTGGCTAAGAAAGCCCAGAAAGTAGGTGTGATAAAAGGCATCCTACTTCATCAGGGAGAGTCAAACACTGGAGACCGAATGTGGGGAAACAAAGTGGCATTTGTGTATAATCAGTTAATTGCTGATTTGAAACTGAAGTCTGAAGACGTGCCATTGCTTGCAGGAGAAGTAGTAAGAGCTGGTGGTAAAGGACGTTGTGCGGCAATGAATCCTATTATCGACGCACTGCCAGAAACCATTCATACTGCTCATGTGATTTCTTCGGAAGGTTGCACAAGTGGTCCTGATGATTTGCATTTCGATGCAGCTGGTTATCGTGAACTTGGACGTCGTTATGCTTACAAGATGTTGTCACTTTTAGGTTATCCTGTATTTACACCGATTGCAATTCCTGCTGATGCAGTTGTTGCTTCAACAGCAGAACCCGGAAATGAATTCCCTAAGATAGATAGCAACCATCGTGCTTATTTCAGTCTTTATGCACCATCTGCCAAAAATGTTAAGGTGGATGTATGTGGAAAGAAGTATGATATGCAGCGTGATGAAAAAGGAGTTTGGACAGCTGTTACCGATCCATTGGTCGTAGGTTTTCATTATTACTTTATGTTTGTTGATGGTGTGCAGATTGTTGATCCAGCAAGTGATACATTCTTTGGATGTTGTCGTCAAGCAGGAGGTATCGAGATTCCTGAAGGTGAAGAAGGCAATTACTATCGTCCACAGCAGGGCGTAGCTAAGGGACAGGTTCGCTCTTTAAGCTATTATGCAGAGTCTACAAAAGAATGGAGACGTGCAATGGTTTATACTCCTGCTGAATATGAAAAAGGAAACAAGCGTTATCCAGTACTATATTTGCAGCACGGTATGGGAGAAGATGAAACAGGATGGAGTCATCAGGGTCAGATGCAGAACATTATGGATAACCTTATCCAAAGTGGAGAAGCTGTTCCTATGATCGTAGTCATGGAAAGCGGTGATGTCAAAGCTCCTTTCAAAGGTGGGCCAAATGAAGCTGGACGTAGTTCTTATGGCGCAACATTCTATAAGGTAATGCTTAATGACCTTATTCCTACCATTGACAAGACATTCCGTACAAAGACTGATCGCGACAACCGCGCAATGGCAGGATTGTCATGGGGTGGACATCAGACTTTTGACATTGTATTTACTAATCTTGACAAGTTCTCTTATGCAGGAGGATTCAGTGGTGCAATATTTGGACTTGATGTGAATAAGACTTATGACGGTATTTTCTCACGTCCTGATGAAGTAAATTCAAAACTGCATTATCTGTTCCTTGGATGTGGAAGTTTAGAGAATATGGGTACAGACAAACTGATTGATAATTTGCGACAAGCTGGTGTTAAGGTTGATAGCTATGTATCTCCTGGAACACTTCATGAATGGCTCACATGGCGCCGTTGTCTGAAGGAGTTTGTTCCGCATCTTTTCAAGAAATAA
- a CDS encoding THUMP-like domain-containing protein — MNVSEFINLHKSEDVRKLAFLATKFPDIDMPWALDQIRGWQVARSKMPSWAEIDGMIYPPHISMEQCSSEFTAMYKASICERLQNGSGDRMPLLIDLTGGFGVDFSFMCRNFDKAVYVECQQHLCNIAKRNLDLLGMHHADVKCGDGVDYIHSMKAENAVIYLDPARRDVNGAKTYAIEDCTPDVVELCDELVEKASVVIIKLSPMLDWHAAVEKLKYVIEVHVVSVDNECKELLLIMCKDAQQHPVKLFCVNNEDVFITTQEESNVAVLSIPLDQAKCLYEPNASIMKTGCFDQIVSRYNVSSIGKNSHLFISNDEIDDFPGRRFHIMSVSSFNKKELKQKLKGVERANITVRNFPLSTDQLRKRLKIKDGGDVYIFATTAWNDQHALIICKKMM, encoded by the coding sequence ATGAACGTTTCCGAGTTTATTAATTTACATAAATCTGAAGATGTACGGAAGCTCGCTTTTCTTGCTACCAAGTTTCCAGATATAGACATGCCGTGGGCACTCGATCAAATTCGTGGTTGGCAGGTAGCCCGCAGTAAAATGCCTTCATGGGCAGAAATAGACGGAATGATATATCCGCCTCATATTTCTATGGAGCAATGTTCCAGCGAGTTTACAGCAATGTACAAGGCTTCTATTTGTGAAAGATTACAAAATGGAAGTGGCGATAGAATGCCTTTACTAATAGATCTCACAGGTGGATTTGGAGTAGACTTTTCGTTTATGTGTCGCAATTTCGATAAAGCTGTTTATGTAGAATGTCAACAGCATCTGTGTAATATCGCAAAGCGAAATCTTGACTTATTGGGAATGCACCATGCAGATGTGAAATGTGGTGATGGTGTGGATTATATACACTCGATGAAAGCTGAAAATGCAGTGATTTATCTTGATCCAGCACGGCGCGATGTCAATGGGGCAAAGACTTATGCGATAGAAGACTGTACACCTGATGTTGTGGAACTATGCGATGAACTTGTTGAAAAAGCATCTGTGGTAATTATAAAGTTGTCGCCTATGCTTGATTGGCATGCAGCTGTAGAAAAACTTAAATATGTTATTGAAGTGCATGTTGTAAGTGTTGACAACGAATGCAAAGAATTGCTTTTGATCATGTGCAAGGATGCACAACAGCACCCTGTTAAGCTGTTTTGCGTGAATAATGAAGATGTATTCATTACAACACAAGAAGAATCTAATGTTGCAGTGTTGTCAATTCCTCTTGATCAGGCTAAATGTCTTTATGAGCCGAATGCGTCTATAATGAAAACAGGATGTTTTGATCAAATAGTTTCACGTTATAATGTATCTAGCATAGGGAAAAACTCTCATTTGTTTATTTCCAACGATGAAATCGATGATTTTCCTGGTCGTAGATTCCATATCATGTCAGTGTCATCATTTAATAAAAAAGAATTAAAGCAAAAGCTGAAAGGTGTCGAACGAGCAAATATCACCGTGAGGAATTTCCCTTTGTCAACAGACCAGTTGCGAAAACGATTGAAAATAAAAGATGGAGGCGATGTATATATCTTTGCAACGACAGCTTGGAATGACCAACATGCTTTAATAATCTGCAAAAAAATGATGTAA
- a CDS encoding glycosyl hydrolase 115 family protein has translation MLRNITLLFISLLAMPIIAASRFVSFTSGDIMLNRNDSVNLYVGNDEMKGVGIALHNLAGDINKVCGAKTVFTDAVKADVVVGTIGHSTIIDKFIKEGKIDVRQLRGKSEKYIITVVGRQLVIAGSDRRGAIYGIYEVSSQIGVSPWYFWADVPIEHHDNIYVNKGTYSDGTPSVSYRGLFLNDEAPCLTSWVKNTYGTNYGDHRFYSRVFELILRLKGNMLWPAMWGWAFYADDIENSKTADEMGVIIGTSHHEPMARNHEEWSRHRKEYGAWNYKTNQATLDKFFREGIERIKGKEDVVTIGMRGDGDEAMSTDADTKLLEKVVVNQRKIISDVTGKQASKTPQVWALYKEVLDYYDKGMRVPDDVTIMLCDDNWGNIRRVPNKKERKHPGGWGLYYHVDYVGAPRNTKWLNVTPTQNMCEQLKLAYNNGINRMWILNVGDLKPMEYPISLFMDMAWNTDKYKPENVTEHTLAFCKQQFGDEQAAEAARILNLVCKYNGRVTAEMLDKNTYNLETGEWEQVVAQYHQLETEALRQYIILRPDQRDAYNELILFPVQAMSNLYYMYYAQAMNNSLYNNDDPAANIWAERCEQAFKRDSILCAAYNHDIAGGKWNGMMTQKHIGYTSWNDNFPHEIMPKLYRVSDTASGGFTFQGNNGVVSMEAEHYYHAKPSNSKAEWTVIPYMGRTLSGLTLMPNTNSTDGASVTYRFKATDNQKDSVKIHIVVKSTLDYLNKGGLSYNVSLDNGKKVNVNFNGKLNERPENIYSIYYPTIAKRVVESVVTLPLNRGVDIHNLVLTPVDPAIVFEKIVVDYGGYKNTYLFMNESYHNRK, from the coding sequence ATGCTCAGAAATATCACTTTATTATTTATCTCATTATTGGCTATGCCTATAATTGCAGCAAGCCGTTTCGTAAGTTTCACTTCTGGTGATATTATGCTCAATCGCAACGACAGTGTAAATCTTTATGTTGGAAACGATGAGATGAAGGGAGTCGGAATTGCTCTTCATAATCTGGCTGGAGATATAAACAAAGTATGTGGGGCTAAAACTGTTTTTACAGATGCTGTTAAGGCTGATGTTGTAGTTGGGACAATAGGTCACTCTACCATAATCGATAAATTTATAAAGGAAGGTAAGATTGATGTCCGTCAACTTCGTGGGAAGAGCGAGAAGTATATCATCACCGTTGTAGGTAGACAACTGGTAATAGCTGGAAGCGACAGACGGGGAGCGATATATGGCATCTATGAAGTGTCTTCGCAGATAGGAGTCTCTCCATGGTATTTCTGGGCAGATGTTCCAATAGAACATCATGATAATATTTATGTAAACAAAGGCACGTATAGCGACGGAACTCCTTCCGTCAGCTATCGTGGACTTTTCCTTAATGACGAGGCTCCTTGTCTCACGTCATGGGTTAAAAACACCTACGGAACAAACTATGGTGATCATAGATTCTATTCACGTGTGTTTGAGTTGATACTTCGATTGAAAGGTAATATGCTTTGGCCTGCAATGTGGGGATGGGCTTTTTATGCTGATGATATCGAAAATAGTAAAACTGCCGATGAAATGGGTGTTATTATTGGTACTTCCCATCATGAACCAATGGCACGCAATCATGAAGAATGGTCGCGTCACAGAAAAGAATATGGGGCATGGAACTATAAAACCAATCAAGCAACTTTGGATAAATTCTTCCGTGAAGGTATAGAAAGGATAAAAGGTAAAGAAGATGTCGTGACAATAGGCATGCGTGGTGACGGTGATGAGGCTATGAGTACAGATGCAGATACAAAGCTTTTGGAAAAAGTAGTGGTTAATCAGCGCAAAATTATCAGTGACGTTACTGGAAAACAAGCTTCAAAGACTCCTCAGGTATGGGCTTTGTATAAAGAGGTTCTTGATTATTACGACAAGGGAATGCGTGTGCCTGATGATGTTACGATAATGTTGTGTGATGACAATTGGGGTAATATCAGAAGAGTGCCAAATAAAAAAGAAAGAAAACATCCTGGAGGTTGGGGACTTTATTACCATGTAGATTACGTGGGTGCTCCACGAAATACGAAATGGCTCAACGTGACTCCTACTCAGAATATGTGCGAACAACTGAAACTAGCTTATAACAATGGAATAAATCGTATGTGGATTCTTAATGTTGGTGATCTTAAACCAATGGAATATCCTATATCACTGTTTATGGATATGGCGTGGAATACTGACAAATATAAGCCAGAGAATGTTACTGAACATACATTAGCTTTTTGCAAGCAGCAGTTTGGTGACGAACAGGCTGCCGAAGCAGCGAGAATACTTAATCTAGTATGTAAATACAACGGTAGGGTAACGGCAGAGATGCTAGACAAGAATACATATAACCTTGAAACTGGCGAATGGGAACAGGTAGTAGCGCAATATCATCAGTTAGAAACAGAGGCTTTGCGACAGTATATCATATTACGTCCAGATCAACGTGACGCTTACAACGAACTTATTTTATTCCCAGTTCAGGCAATGAGTAATTTATATTATATGTATTATGCGCAGGCGATGAATAACAGTCTTTATAATAATGATGATCCTGCTGCAAATATATGGGCAGAACGTTGTGAACAGGCTTTTAAGCGCGACTCTATATTATGTGCAGCTTATAATCATGATATAGCCGGAGGAAAATGGAATGGAATGATGACTCAAAAACATATAGGATATACAAGTTGGAATGATAATTTTCCACATGAGATTATGCCAAAGTTATATAGAGTCTCTGACACGGCTTCTGGCGGTTTTACATTTCAAGGAAATAATGGGGTAGTGTCAATGGAAGCAGAACATTATTATCATGCAAAGCCTTCAAATTCTAAAGCGGAATGGACCGTTATTCCTTATATGGGACGTACACTTAGTGGACTTACTCTTATGCCAAATACCAATTCTACAGATGGTGCAAGCGTGACATATAGATTTAAAGCTACAGATAATCAAAAGGACAGTGTGAAAATTCATATTGTGGTTAAGTCTACACTTGACTATCTCAATAAGGGGGGGCTTTCGTATAATGTGTCTCTTGACAATGGAAAGAAAGTAAATGTCAACTTCAATGGAAAACTAAATGAACGCCCAGAGAACATATATTCTATATATTATCCAACTATTGCAAAAAGGGTCGTAGAGAGCGTTGTTACTCTTCCTTTGAATAGAGGTGTTGATATTCATAATTTAGTTTTGACCCCTGTTGACCCTGCAATTGTATTCGAGAAGATTGTTGTAGATTACGGTGGTTATAAGAATACCTATCTCTTCATGAACGAAAGCTATCATAACAGAAAATAG